From the Parcubacteria group bacterium genome, the window GTCTGTGCAGATGTTCGTTTTTCTTTATGCATCAAAAAGCGTCGTGATCGATGGCGTGCAAAATGCTATCGGTGATGGTGCCACGATCACATTTTTGGACGGTCAGATGACCACTGAAAACATCGATGACCCGTTCTTCAGAGAAATCAAAACAACAAATGCCAACGGGCAAAGTGTGACATCGGTCGTGATCATTGATATGCATGCAGATACTTATGATCTTGACGCTTTGGACGAGTATGCGGGCGGTGTGATCGCTTTGCATGATCGTATGTATATCAAAGACGGCAATGATATCACACAAATGTTGTATACCAATGTGCGGAATTTTTCGTTGTCAAAAGAACAGGTCTTGGCGTATATCGATCGATATTATGCAGTGCCGTTTGTCCTTTTGGCGACGGTTATTGTTGGTGTAGTCCTTTTGCTTACGATGATGATCGGACGGACGATTGCCGCGTTATGGTGGGCGCTGATGCTTTATATGATCGGTCTCATTATGAATGTGCGCATGGCATACGACATTGCATTTAAAAGTGTGTTGAATTTGTATTTTGTCCCGATGAGCGTTGTCGTGCTTCTGGGGATTATCAATATACAAATTCCTCTCTTGACAACGGTGATCTTTATTGCGATGTTTGTTGCAAATCTCATATGGCTCAAGAGACACGTTGAGCCGGAAAAAGCCGATACATCTGACGTTGTTGTGACAAAGACGCAAGAAGAAGCGGAAGAAGCAGTCGCGACATCGCCGGAAAAAATGTAAACTATAATATATAGTGACAGGAACTGCACCATGTGGTATAGTGGTACAACAATATAACGTAGATATTTATAAATAAATCAATCAAAACATATGAGTAGCAGTAGGAAGACGCCGATCGGTAAGTTGCGTAACATTGGTAT encodes:
- a CDS encoding DUF1189 family protein, which gives rise to MKKIMYRFVDVWKVDFLTKFFAGEHRNTCTTISFWVLSNVVIVFVLSVQMFVFLYASKSVVIDGVQNAIGDGATITFLDGQMTTENIDDPFFREIKTTNANGQSVTSVVIIDMHADTYDLDALDEYAGGVIALHDRMYIKDGNDITQMLYTNVRNFSLSKEQVLAYIDRYYAVPFVLLATVIVGVVLLLTMMIGRTIAALWWALMLYMIGLIMNVRMAYDIAFKSVLNLYFVPMSVVVLLGIINIQIPLLTTVIFIAMFVANLIWLKRHVEPEKADTSDVVVTKTQEEAEEAVATSPEKM